In a single window of the Nocardioides massiliensis genome:
- a CDS encoding O-antigen ligase family protein, with protein sequence MPSLRAVSPARRRAGVAVIATSVLAVVIGAATALEPVLVLGLVVACTTVVVMTLRIETAVLVYIAVEPFSGYLTQVSSIAVKLVGLIVFVAWVLRLATDDRPPTARHPVTYAAGGLVLVVLAALVIHPNGMTGLVVATRYVSYVAVLIVLVDTLRNRLDPWLLGRTLVLSSTVAAVVGIIVFVNENGGRAAGPIEDANDFALHLLCALPFALALGRRSGAHRALWATAAVILVVAIAATFSRGGLLGLGVMLILALALQVLRWRTAMIGLAVVAVAVLVALVVAPDLMQRSLDEKQHVASANVTSRFVGWTLAAEMTADAPVLGKGPGGYSVHYDEYLGSRVSDPPHLDVAHQMFLDVASELGLVGLGVFAAMILAGLTAAWRARSTPGPEPDRRLLATTVCVAFAGVLTGAMFLSSQYYLPVWLLLALAAALTPARRSR encoded by the coding sequence GTGCCCAGCCTCCGCGCGGTGTCGCCGGCCCGCCGGCGCGCCGGCGTCGCCGTGATCGCGACCAGCGTCCTGGCCGTCGTGATCGGCGCCGCGACCGCGCTCGAACCCGTGCTCGTGCTCGGGCTCGTTGTGGCCTGCACGACCGTGGTCGTGATGACGCTGCGCATCGAGACCGCCGTACTCGTCTACATCGCGGTCGAGCCGTTCTCGGGATACCTGACGCAGGTCAGCTCGATCGCGGTGAAGCTCGTGGGTCTGATCGTCTTCGTCGCATGGGTCCTGCGCCTGGCGACCGATGACCGCCCACCGACAGCGCGGCACCCGGTGACATATGCCGCTGGTGGCCTTGTGCTGGTCGTGCTGGCTGCGCTGGTGATACATCCGAACGGCATGACCGGCCTCGTCGTCGCCACGCGCTACGTCTCCTATGTAGCCGTGCTGATCGTGCTGGTCGACACACTGCGCAACCGCTTGGATCCCTGGTTGCTGGGTCGAACTCTCGTGCTGTCCTCGACGGTCGCGGCGGTCGTCGGGATCATCGTTTTCGTCAACGAGAACGGCGGCCGGGCGGCCGGCCCGATCGAGGACGCCAACGACTTCGCCCTGCACCTGTTGTGCGCGCTGCCATTCGCACTCGCCCTGGGACGTCGCTCCGGCGCCCATCGCGCACTCTGGGCGACGGCTGCGGTGATCCTCGTCGTAGCGATCGCGGCGACCTTCTCCCGCGGCGGGCTACTCGGCCTCGGCGTCATGCTGATCCTCGCCCTGGCGCTGCAGGTGCTGCGCTGGCGCACCGCCATGATCGGCCTCGCCGTGGTCGCCGTCGCGGTGCTCGTCGCGCTGGTCGTGGCCCCCGACCTGATGCAGCGCAGCCTGGACGAGAAGCAGCACGTCGCATCCGCCAACGTCACCTCCCGGTTCGTCGGCTGGACGCTGGCGGCCGAGATGACGGCCGACGCCCCCGTGCTCGGCAAGGGACCGGGCGGCTACAGCGTCCACTACGACGAGTACCTCGGCAGCCGAGTGTCCGACCCGCCCCACCTCGACGTCGCGCACCAGATGTTCCTCGACGTCGCGAGCGAGCTGGGTCTGGTGGGTCTCGGCGTCTTCGCCGCGATGATCCTCGCCGGCCTCACCGCCGCGTGGCGGGCCCGATCCACCCCCGGCCCGGAGCCGGACCGGCGGCTTCTCGCGACCACCGTGTGCGTCGCGTTCGCCGGCGTCCTCACCGGCGCGATGTTCCTCAGCTCGCAGTACTACCTGCCCGTGTGGCTGCTGCTCGCCCTGGCCGCCGCCCTCACCCCGGCCCGCAGGAGTCGCTGA
- a CDS encoding polysaccharide deacetylase family protein, which translates to MRTLTRTAGAIATPVARWTRATCRTSTLTLLGWHRIGDAADGLTTSFDDFRGQLDVLTDWDAVVLPLDEAVELLAADRLPPRAVALTFDDGYASVLELAWPELQERGLPATLFAVSDFLHGDRLFPWDERHGTTELTRLATAAQVRDAADDGLDIGSHTRTHRWLPSLTAAEVAEELRSSRTALEDLLQRPIRTCAYPMGGYHRAIRDLTGEAGYAAAITCDRGRNRPHQDRLALRRSFAFDDPADVRRQLDGGYTWMRAIEDRRYRREPQW; encoded by the coding sequence ATGAGGACCCTGACGCGTACGGCGGGCGCCATCGCCACCCCGGTGGCGCGCTGGACCCGCGCGACCTGCCGCACCTCGACGCTGACCCTGCTCGGCTGGCACCGCATCGGCGACGCCGCCGACGGCCTGACGACGTCCTTCGACGACTTCCGCGGCCAGCTCGACGTACTGACCGACTGGGACGCCGTCGTCCTCCCCCTCGACGAGGCGGTGGAGCTGCTCGCGGCCGACCGGCTCCCTCCGCGCGCCGTGGCGCTCACCTTCGACGACGGCTACGCCTCCGTGCTCGAGCTGGCCTGGCCCGAGCTCCAGGAGCGCGGACTGCCCGCCACCCTCTTCGCCGTCAGCGACTTCCTGCACGGCGACCGGCTCTTCCCCTGGGACGAGCGGCACGGGACGACCGAGCTGACCCGGTTGGCGACCGCCGCGCAGGTGCGCGACGCCGCCGACGACGGGCTCGACATCGGCTCGCACACCCGCACCCACCGCTGGCTGCCGTCACTCACCGCCGCGGAGGTGGCGGAGGAGCTGCGCAGCTCCCGCACCGCCCTCGAGGACCTGCTGCAGCGACCGATCCGCACCTGCGCCTACCCGATGGGCGGCTACCACCGCGCGATCCGCGACCTCACGGGCGAGGCCGGGTACGCCGCCGCCATCACCTGCGACCGCGGGCGCAACCGTCCGCACCAGGATCGGCTCGCGTTGCGTCGGTCCTTCGCGTTCGACGACCCAGCCGATGTACGACGCCAGCTCGACGGCGGCTACACCTGGATGCGGGCGATCGAGGACCGCCGGTACCGCCGGGAGCCGCAATGGTGA
- a CDS encoding glycosyltransferase, which translates to MRVLHVTEAMGGGIVTSLLAMVGSTPEVDHHLIATARPQHETGDGWRERFASSAELPRRLVGGVTALRRRVRELYPDVVHAHSSYAGVMARLAGLDRTKIAYSPHCFAFERRDISGSQRRAFELVERMLARRTDLFVAVAPHEIDLALGLGHEQVAYVPNRSVLAVNRVAGHALPLRVLTTGRVSAQKDWRYFLHVKQYAEQQLGLVAQWQWIGGGDAEGERALRAAGVEVSGWLPREAVLTEMGRAQVYLHTAAWEAAPISILEAAALGLPLAVRAIPPLQSLRLPGLAGSVTELAEALTALRSPEHWANAQVASRALADRHSSRIQGRELQRAYAQVLASAPHPEPASPWVPSPVPSARSAS; encoded by the coding sequence ATGCGCGTCCTGCACGTCACCGAGGCGATGGGCGGAGGGATCGTCACCTCCCTCCTGGCGATGGTGGGGTCGACCCCTGAGGTCGACCACCACCTGATCGCCACCGCCCGGCCGCAGCACGAGACCGGCGACGGTTGGCGTGAGCGGTTCGCCTCGTCCGCAGAGCTCCCGCGGCGCCTGGTCGGGGGCGTCACCGCCCTGCGCCGTCGGGTCCGCGAGCTCTACCCGGACGTCGTGCACGCGCACTCCTCGTACGCCGGTGTGATGGCCCGGCTCGCCGGGCTCGACCGGACCAAGATCGCCTACAGCCCGCACTGCTTCGCCTTCGAGCGCCGCGACATCAGCGGCAGCCAGCGACGCGCCTTCGAGCTCGTCGAGCGGATGCTGGCGCGCCGTACCGACCTCTTCGTCGCCGTCGCCCCGCACGAGATCGACCTGGCGCTCGGCCTCGGCCACGAGCAGGTCGCCTACGTGCCCAACCGTTCGGTGCTCGCCGTCAACCGGGTTGCCGGCCACGCCCTGCCGTTGCGGGTGCTGACGACCGGCCGGGTGTCGGCGCAGAAGGACTGGCGCTACTTCCTCCACGTCAAGCAGTACGCCGAACAGCAGCTGGGCCTGGTCGCCCAGTGGCAGTGGATCGGCGGCGGTGACGCCGAGGGTGAGCGCGCGCTGCGCGCGGCGGGCGTCGAGGTCTCGGGGTGGCTCCCTCGCGAGGCAGTGCTGACCGAGATGGGCCGCGCCCAGGTCTACCTGCACACCGCCGCCTGGGAGGCGGCGCCGATCAGCATCCTGGAGGCAGCCGCCCTCGGACTCCCCCTGGCGGTCCGGGCGATCCCGCCCCTGCAGAGCCTCCGCCTGCCCGGCCTGGCCGGCTCGGTGACCGAGCTCGCCGAGGCGCTGACCGCTCTGCGCTCACCCGAGCACTGGGCCAACGCCCAGGTCGCGTCGCGCGCCCTCGCCGACCGGCACAGCAGCCGCATCCAGGGACGCGAGCTCCAGCGCGCCTACGCCCAGGTCCTGGCCTCGGCGCCGCACCCCGAGCCGGCGTCACCCTGGGTGCCCTCCCCCGTGCCGTCTGCGAGGTCCGCCTCATGA
- a CDS encoding RNA polymerase sigma factor encodes MTSISPVRPERAGAVRAVQAAVPSDAELLARCRQRDAAAWSMLVTRYERLVWSVAIRNGVSPEDAADITQTTFVTLIDSLHRLRDDQQLASWLMTVARRQAWRIRNLDRRKVSVEEVPEPAPATHDPYAEWDSLTALHDALAVLGGTCRELLHALYFDPAEPSYAEIAERFGRSIGGIGPLRGRCLQKLRDLLEEDQSS; translated from the coding sequence ATGACCAGCATCAGCCCCGTGCGACCGGAGCGCGCCGGGGCGGTCAGGGCTGTCCAGGCCGCCGTCCCCTCCGACGCCGAGCTGCTCGCGCGGTGCCGGCAGCGTGACGCAGCAGCCTGGTCGATGCTGGTGACACGGTACGAGCGACTGGTCTGGTCCGTCGCCATCCGCAACGGCGTGTCGCCAGAAGATGCTGCGGACATCACCCAGACGACGTTCGTCACGCTCATCGACTCGCTGCACCGCTTGCGCGACGACCAGCAGCTCGCGTCCTGGCTGATGACGGTGGCGCGGCGCCAGGCCTGGCGGATCCGCAACCTCGACCGACGCAAGGTGAGCGTCGAGGAGGTGCCCGAGCCGGCGCCGGCGACCCACGACCCGTACGCCGAGTGGGACAGCCTCACCGCGCTGCACGACGCGCTCGCCGTCCTCGGCGGCACCTGCCGCGAACTGCTGCACGCGCTCTACTTCGACCCGGCGGAGCCGAGCTACGCCGAGATCGCCGAGCGGTTCGGCCGCTCGATCGGCGGCATCGGCCCGCTACGGGGGCGTTGCCTGCAGAAGCTGCGCGACCTGCTGGAGGAGGATCAGTCGTCATGA
- a CDS encoding oligosaccharide flippase family protein: protein MTATLTEPTRPGRTGDRLVGFTVLLPPAPRRVLLAVDPALAAALSARFPDAEVHRSGDAPRETGSIDLLVLDTRLLTADERTALESCVAPDGVCATIGDQGDLFVDPDLARPEQLRHQDWPHPRRRTSVPGVRDVVRRARAPRLSVSGAPGGSVAERIATDLTAAVGGPVELAGVLTGTHTILRYRTRGGDLAVRVSLLGTGTDLDRASRVVAAVPAIAPWVPETVAAGTTDGLRWVATRWVPAVAPRTHRRLAATTLPTVARTLAETTTGRTAPGWSLTWLAAVDLLDARTRHRLVPLLERLDDGVPTGWCHGDPWPGNVLPASPHPVVTDWDNAVADAPQGIDQLLVAAFERATTHRVDLATACHDLLELPLEARVAGREWTSWSPVERAALVVAAAVLHLRNRSVVDLDAERLEAYRETLRAIADTALPPSGSIPARAGTLGGAGWLGIGAGVVKAAQTIVLLVLAALLEPSAIGVIAIGALVLNVTSAVTDLGTATALVHWRGDAERAARSALAVAGGLALGLTAITWAAAPWMSEVLNGGDLGVTIIRGLMLCLPMYAVAAISQELLRRDLAFKRRVVPDVVGAVVGALVSIGLAYAGAGAISLVIGQLVQAFLVMALCWVVRPPVLPGWVPTDVRALLAYGFHLAGAAVLQLLMLNVDYLMVANRLGAEQLGIYSMAFRLGYMPYLLVGVVIAGAAFAHLCRIRGPELGRAVGETMLRTLAIVVPLYVGMILLAPQLTLLGTQWEPGVPALRWLAAYGIVLSVLGLAIVALNAAGHTRDGFWLTLLHLVLLAGLLQVWVDRGVEMVAVAQLVAGAASLVVAAIALQRRIAGLQWWTMARRSLPILVGVAGMVAVELGLAQLLPWARVSYVGLLIIGSATLLAYLVPLLSLDRHRLLPVPTIRGRRR from the coding sequence GTGACGGCCACCCTCACCGAGCCGACCCGCCCCGGCCGTACCGGCGACCGCCTGGTCGGGTTCACCGTGCTGCTCCCGCCCGCACCCCGCCGCGTGCTGCTCGCCGTCGACCCCGCGCTCGCCGCCGCCCTCAGTGCCCGGTTCCCCGACGCCGAGGTGCACCGTTCCGGTGACGCCCCCCGCGAGACCGGCAGCATCGACCTGCTCGTCCTGGACACCCGCCTGCTCACCGCCGACGAGCGCACGGCGCTCGAGTCCTGCGTCGCCCCCGACGGCGTCTGCGCGACGATCGGCGACCAGGGCGACCTCTTCGTCGACCCGGACCTGGCCCGTCCGGAGCAGCTGCGCCACCAGGACTGGCCGCACCCGCGCCGACGTACGAGCGTCCCCGGCGTCCGCGACGTCGTACGCCGTGCGCGTGCCCCGCGCCTGTCGGTGTCGGGAGCACCCGGTGGCAGCGTCGCGGAGCGCATCGCCACCGACCTCACCGCCGCCGTCGGCGGCCCGGTGGAGCTGGCCGGCGTCCTGACCGGCACCCACACGATCCTGCGCTACCGCACCCGCGGCGGCGACCTCGCCGTGCGGGTGAGCCTGCTCGGCACCGGCACCGACCTGGACCGCGCCTCCCGGGTCGTGGCCGCCGTACCCGCCATCGCGCCCTGGGTCCCCGAGACCGTCGCCGCCGGCACGACCGACGGCCTGCGGTGGGTCGCGACCCGGTGGGTGCCCGCGGTCGCACCGCGCACCCACCGCCGCCTCGCTGCCACCACGCTGCCGACCGTCGCGCGCACCCTCGCCGAGACCACCACCGGGCGGACCGCACCCGGCTGGTCCCTCACGTGGCTCGCCGCCGTCGACCTCCTCGACGCCCGCACCCGTCACCGCCTCGTGCCGCTGCTCGAGCGGCTCGACGACGGTGTCCCCACGGGCTGGTGCCACGGCGACCCGTGGCCCGGCAACGTCCTGCCCGCCTCGCCCCACCCGGTCGTCACCGACTGGGACAACGCAGTCGCGGACGCGCCGCAGGGCATCGACCAGCTGCTGGTGGCCGCCTTCGAGCGCGCGACCACCCACCGCGTCGACCTCGCCACCGCGTGTCACGACCTGCTCGAGCTCCCCCTCGAGGCGCGCGTCGCCGGGCGCGAGTGGACCAGCTGGAGCCCCGTCGAACGGGCCGCCCTCGTCGTCGCCGCCGCCGTGCTCCACCTGCGCAACCGGTCGGTCGTCGACCTCGACGCCGAACGGCTCGAGGCCTACCGCGAGACCCTGCGTGCCATCGCCGACACCGCCCTCCCGCCGAGCGGCTCCATCCCCGCCCGCGCCGGGACCCTCGGCGGAGCCGGCTGGCTGGGCATCGGCGCCGGCGTCGTCAAGGCCGCCCAGACGATCGTCCTGCTGGTCCTCGCCGCGCTCCTCGAGCCCTCGGCGATCGGCGTGATCGCCATCGGGGCACTCGTCCTCAACGTCACCTCCGCCGTCACCGACCTCGGCACGGCGACCGCCCTCGTGCACTGGCGTGGTGACGCCGAGCGCGCCGCGCGCAGCGCGCTGGCGGTCGCCGGCGGACTCGCCCTCGGCCTCACCGCGATCACGTGGGCCGCGGCCCCGTGGATGTCAGAGGTGCTCAACGGTGGGGATCTGGGCGTCACCATCATCCGCGGCCTCATGCTCTGCCTGCCGATGTACGCCGTCGCCGCGATCAGCCAGGAGCTGCTGCGCCGCGACCTCGCGTTCAAGCGCCGCGTGGTCCCCGACGTCGTCGGCGCGGTCGTCGGCGCCCTCGTCTCGATCGGTCTGGCGTATGCCGGAGCCGGCGCGATCTCGCTGGTGATCGGCCAGCTCGTCCAGGCGTTCCTCGTCATGGCGCTGTGCTGGGTCGTGCGCCCGCCCGTCCTGCCCGGCTGGGTCCCCACGGACGTCCGCGCCCTGCTCGCCTACGGCTTCCACCTCGCCGGGGCAGCCGTGCTCCAGCTCCTGATGCTCAACGTCGACTACCTCATGGTCGCCAACCGGCTCGGTGCCGAGCAGCTCGGCATCTACTCGATGGCGTTCCGGCTCGGATACATGCCCTACCTCCTCGTCGGCGTCGTCATCGCCGGCGCCGCCTTCGCCCATCTGTGCCGCATCCGCGGTCCGGAGCTGGGGCGCGCGGTCGGGGAGACGATGCTGCGGACGCTGGCGATCGTCGTCCCGCTCTACGTCGGCATGATCCTGCTGGCACCCCAGCTCACCCTGCTCGGTACCCAGTGGGAGCCCGGTGTCCCCGCTCTGCGGTGGCTCGCGGCGTACGGGATCGTCCTCAGCGTGCTGGGCCTCGCGATCGTGGCCCTCAACGCCGCGGGCCACACCCGCGACGGCTTCTGGCTCACGCTGCTGCACCTGGTGCTGCTCGCCGGCCTGCTCCAGGTCTGGGTCGACCGCGGCGTCGAGATGGTGGCCGTCGCCCAGCTGGTGGCGGGCGCCGCCTCACTCGTCGTGGCAGCGATCGCACTCCAGCGCCGGATCGCCGGCCTGCAGTGGTGGACGATGGCGCGCCGCAGTCTGCCGATCCTGGTCGGCGTCGCGGGGATGGTCGCGGTCGAGCTCGGGCTCGCGCAGCTCCTGCCATGGGCACGCGTGTCGTACGTCGGCCTGCTCATCATCGGCTCGGCCACGCTGCTCGCCTACCTCGTGCCGCTGCTGAGCCTCGACCGGCACCGGCTGCTGCCGGTGCCCACGATCCGGGGGCGGCGCCGATGA
- a CDS encoding GNAT family N-acetyltransferase, whose product MTSLDQLRPAPASTAGLEVRVASSLGAYAAAWDAFVLEAPVPSPFLRSWWVDAAAGAPRHLVLVLDGDELVGGLALEERRIARVSFLRGVGGGKLCPDHLDLVADPARVPEVVAALREWFVSPGARLLEVDGLVEHSRLVDALPAPSLTRVETAVYGQLAPDVDDYFASRSATFRKRVRRFERRAAEAGITWRRVDEQDLPAALAEFRRLHGARDDRRALMRHADRLEQAITAAARHGEAVVYRADRDGRCGAVLLGFGTAGRFSDYQLARDLSRDFNHVGTVVTMAALRDACEAGVSETDFLRGDEPYKRSFASEERAVLRVRAAHGVRARVLLRLLLLVEATRRRAADLVRSLTPASTSTTGGDER is encoded by the coding sequence ATGACGTCCCTCGACCAGCTCCGCCCCGCCCCGGCGTCGACCGCCGGACTCGAGGTACGCGTCGCGAGCTCCCTCGGTGCGTACGCCGCAGCCTGGGACGCGTTCGTCCTCGAGGCGCCGGTGCCGTCCCCGTTCCTGCGGTCGTGGTGGGTCGACGCCGCGGCCGGCGCGCCCCGTCACCTGGTGCTCGTGCTCGACGGTGACGAGCTCGTGGGCGGCCTCGCCCTGGAGGAGCGCCGCATCGCGCGCGTCTCCTTCCTGCGCGGCGTCGGTGGCGGCAAGCTCTGCCCGGACCACCTGGACCTCGTCGCGGACCCCGCCCGGGTGCCCGAGGTCGTAGCGGCGCTGCGCGAGTGGTTCGTCTCGCCGGGCGCACGGCTGCTCGAGGTCGACGGCCTCGTCGAGCACTCCCGGCTGGTCGACGCACTCCCCGCACCGTCCCTCACCCGTGTGGAGACGGCCGTCTACGGCCAGCTCGCCCCTGACGTCGATGACTACTTCGCCAGCCGCTCCGCCACCTTCCGCAAGCGCGTACGCCGGTTCGAGCGACGCGCCGCCGAGGCAGGCATCACCTGGCGCCGGGTCGACGAGCAGGACCTGCCGGCGGCGCTGGCCGAGTTCCGCAGGCTGCACGGCGCGCGGGACGACCGGCGCGCCCTCATGCGGCACGCCGACCGCCTCGAGCAGGCGATCACCGCCGCCGCCCGCCACGGCGAGGCAGTGGTCTACCGCGCCGACCGCGACGGCCGCTGCGGCGCCGTGCTCCTGGGCTTCGGCACCGCCGGCCGCTTCAGCGACTACCAGCTCGCCCGCGACCTCAGCCGCGACTTCAACCACGTCGGCACCGTCGTGACGATGGCCGCCCTGCGCGACGCCTGCGAGGCGGGCGTCAGCGAGACCGACTTCCTGCGCGGCGACGAGCCCTACAAGCGCTCGTTCGCAAGCGAGGAGCGCGCGGTGCTCCGCGTCCGGGCCGCCCATGGCGTCCGCGCTCGGGTGCTGCTGCGCCTCCTCCTGCTCGTCGAGGCCACCCGCCGGCGCGCTGCCGACCTCGTCCGCTCACTCACCCCGGCGAGCACCTCGACCACCGGGGGTGACGAGAGGTGA
- a CDS encoding CHAT domain-containing protein: MMMQRSGAAELLRARVAYAMHDLPAAESALSVAERLLRGCGAGHLLSESLLAQARVAEQRGDKQQAARLCREVLAQESEDSPTLRAADAHLTLATLDETGSDAHLQGATEIAYAVGSSPLHLAISLVRARRHLSKANTSSAIEVLRRAERLAGSLEHDESGAQTRVLRSSPLQETRDLLIDLLVDQGSHQSLIDAWACASAAKASSVRHLARPAAQWRPEDDDGTSDVAIGPWPISPEELDQMVASSPDIGHLPPPGVSAPVVPEGPLLEYHVLERDIIAFVVREGQVYVRRLRDTVEPSRRAVQAWQQHCALRGLGPLADRFVASDQGAEARAALAELRSLLIEPLEDLRDGEGEEWLVVAHRHLHEVPFEAILALEHHEGWTDAAQPTLAFGFSSRPEEQGVAIEVPEAMRPPLVLSVPDEAAPLIQNEAEVVAAMLPTAELLTHEAATRERLLDDSTGRSLVHVVCHGVYRSRNPFYSALRLSDGWVTARDLLQADLRGTLLVLSACDAGASSANDHGPIGLAWAGLAAGARGVVAAMWPVEDASTSQLMVQFYANLLTTHSVRQALARARTTLASENPDPHGWGAFRYFSATTRHQAAPVTVGHAQATRLAPSAGPNVLAFPSPRPITN, translated from the coding sequence ATGATGATGCAGCGCTCCGGCGCAGCGGAGCTGCTGCGCGCCCGCGTCGCGTACGCCATGCACGACCTGCCCGCCGCCGAGTCGGCGCTGTCCGTGGCGGAGCGGCTGCTGCGCGGCTGCGGGGCCGGCCACCTGTTGTCGGAGTCGCTGTTGGCGCAGGCACGTGTGGCCGAGCAGCGCGGCGACAAGCAGCAGGCCGCGCGGTTGTGCCGGGAGGTGCTCGCGCAGGAGTCGGAGGACTCCCCGACGCTGCGCGCCGCCGACGCCCACCTCACGCTGGCGACCCTCGACGAGACCGGCTCCGACGCTCACCTGCAGGGCGCGACCGAGATCGCGTACGCCGTCGGCTCCTCGCCGCTGCACCTCGCGATCAGCCTCGTGCGCGCACGACGGCACCTGTCCAAGGCCAACACCTCCTCGGCGATCGAGGTGCTCCGCCGGGCCGAGCGGCTCGCGGGGTCGCTCGAGCACGACGAGAGCGGTGCCCAGACTCGGGTTCTGCGCTCGTCCCCATTGCAGGAGACGCGCGACCTGCTCATCGACCTGCTGGTCGACCAGGGCAGCCATCAGTCGTTGATCGACGCGTGGGCATGCGCGAGCGCAGCGAAGGCGAGCAGCGTCCGCCACCTGGCTCGCCCCGCGGCCCAATGGCGCCCTGAGGACGACGACGGCACCTCCGACGTCGCGATCGGCCCCTGGCCGATCTCCCCCGAGGAGCTCGACCAGATGGTGGCGTCGAGTCCCGACATCGGTCATCTCCCGCCGCCCGGAGTGTCGGCTCCGGTGGTGCCCGAGGGACCGCTGCTGGAGTACCACGTCCTCGAGCGCGACATCATCGCCTTCGTCGTCCGGGAGGGTCAGGTCTACGTACGCCGCCTCCGGGACACGGTCGAGCCGTCCCGTCGGGCCGTGCAGGCCTGGCAGCAGCACTGCGCGTTGCGGGGTCTCGGGCCGCTCGCCGACCGGTTCGTTGCCAGTGACCAGGGCGCCGAGGCCCGTGCGGCGTTGGCCGAGCTGCGCTCCCTGCTGATCGAGCCCCTCGAGGACCTGCGCGACGGGGAGGGCGAGGAGTGGCTGGTCGTGGCCCACCGGCACCTCCACGAGGTGCCGTTCGAGGCCATCCTCGCGCTCGAGCATCACGAGGGCTGGACCGACGCAGCCCAACCGACACTGGCTTTCGGCTTCTCCTCGCGTCCCGAGGAGCAGGGCGTCGCGATCGAGGTCCCCGAGGCCATGCGGCCTCCCCTGGTCCTCTCGGTGCCGGACGAGGCCGCTCCGCTGATCCAGAACGAGGCCGAGGTCGTGGCGGCGATGCTGCCGACCGCAGAGCTCCTCACCCACGAGGCCGCGACGCGCGAGCGGCTGCTCGACGACTCGACCGGCCGCAGCCTGGTGCACGTCGTCTGTCACGGCGTCTACCGCTCGCGCAACCCGTTCTACTCCGCGCTGCGCCTCAGCGACGGCTGGGTCACCGCCCGCGACCTCCTCCAGGCGGACCTGCGCGGGACGCTGCTGGTGCTCAGCGCCTGCGACGCGGGGGCCTCGTCCGCCAACGACCACGGTCCGATCGGTCTCGCCTGGGCCGGCCTCGCCGCCGGCGCCCGCGGGGTCGTCGCCGCGATGTGGCCGGTCGAGGACGCCTCCACCTCGCAGCTGATGGTGCAGTTCTACGCCAACCTGCTCACGACCCACTCCGTGCGCCAGGCACTCGCCCGCGCCCGCACGACCCTCGCGAGCGAGAACCCCGACCCGCACGGGTGGGGCGCGTTCCGCTACTTCTCCGCCACCACGCGCCACCAGGCCGCCCCCGTCACCGTCGGCCACGCCCAGGCCACCCGTCTCGCCCCCAGCGCCGGACCCAACGTCCTCGCCTTCCCCTCCCCCCGCCCCATCACCAACTGA
- a CDS encoding sugar transferase produces the protein MTTYAVDPASTSTPRAAPSEAVAAVARGEYRTKRVVDLVAAATLILALLPLLTLLAAVVACTSRGPVFYRQVRVGRGGREFVVWKFRTMRPGAAHELPDLQEQNEAAGPLFKIRADPRVTRVGRVLRRTSMDELPQLFNVLTGSMSLVGPRPALPIEVARYGDAMHRRHVVRPGLTGLWQVSGRSDLPWERAVELDLQYVERCSLRLDLLILLRTVPAVLRGTGAY, from the coding sequence ATGACGACCTACGCCGTCGACCCTGCGTCGACCTCCACGCCGCGCGCCGCTCCCTCGGAGGCCGTCGCGGCTGTAGCGCGCGGTGAGTACCGCACCAAGCGCGTCGTCGACCTCGTCGCCGCCGCCACCCTCATCCTCGCGCTGCTCCCCCTGCTCACGCTTCTGGCCGCGGTCGTCGCGTGCACCAGCCGGGGGCCGGTGTTCTACCGCCAGGTCCGGGTCGGTCGCGGCGGACGCGAGTTCGTCGTGTGGAAGTTCCGCACCATGCGACCGGGCGCGGCCCACGAGCTGCCGGACCTGCAGGAGCAGAACGAGGCGGCGGGCCCCTTGTTCAAGATCCGTGCCGATCCCCGCGTCACCCGGGTCGGCCGGGTGCTGCGGCGTACGTCGATGGACGAGCTGCCGCAGCTGTTCAACGTGCTCACCGGTTCCATGTCGTTGGTCGGTCCGCGGCCGGCACTGCCGATCGAGGTCGCCAGGTACGGCGACGCGATGCATCGCCGCCACGTGGTCCGCCCTGGCCTGACCGGGCTGTGGCAGGTCAGCGGACGCAGCGACCTGCCCTGGGAGCGCGCCGTCGAGCTGGACCTGCAGTACGTCGAGCGCTGCTCGCTGCGCCTGGACCTGCTGATCCTGCTCCGCACCGTGCCGGCGGTCCTGCGCGGCACCGGCGCCTACTGA